A stretch of the Ostrea edulis chromosome 9, xbOstEdul1.1, whole genome shotgun sequence genome encodes the following:
- the LOC125659954 gene encoding zinc finger protein 91-like, which yields MEAGSVFLYSTPFRPIPLYGGQRPAFDFSRYGALNPSWPGFLSPSPWKLSDVNNPAGPAASSHLAAYNLYIQEHIKRLQEASFPKLFDNTSAVQPPRLPVATSGETQRADDIRKSHMTLGSPTNTKDVKSPTLTSSFSEAYGSQYNLGRKLFPCPQCRYTTDRRNNLKRHMLTMHQTCSKLLECCGILFNTKASLREHSMIFHYHGYTCFYCGRRFCRKALLKRHLSVHNGQKDFVCTVCDYATSHKSNLERHRKVHLRQEDASDDVSNENENEAEGDTTDPRECEEYEKSEDIDISVCSDSEEEEINVHTD from the coding sequence GCCTATACCACTATACGGTGGACAGAGACCGGCATTCGACTTTTCTAGATACGGTGCACTAAACCCGTCATGGCCTGGGTTTCTCTCGCCATCTCCATGGAAACTTAGTGATGTAAATAATCCCGCAGGACCGGCCGCGTCCAGCCACCTAGCGGCCTATAACTTATACATACAAGAGCACATCAAACGATTACAAGAGGCCAGTTTTCCTAAATTATTTGATAACACTTCCGCTGTGCAACCTCCACGATTGCCAGTGGCTACTTCCGGTGAAACACAAAGAGCAGATGATATTCGGAAATCTCACATGACCTTGGGTTCTCCAACAAACACTAAGGACGTCAAAAGTCCTACGCTTACCTCGTCTTTTTCGGAGGCTTACGGCTCACAATACAACCTCGGAAGAAAACTATTCCCTTGCCCACAATGCAGATATACCACGGACCGCCGGAACAATCTGAAACGTCACATGCTGACGATGCATCAGACTTGCTCTAAACTCCTAGAATGTTGTGGGATTTTATTTAATACAAAAGCGTCTTTACGGGAACACTCaatgatatttcattatcacgGATATACTTGCTTTTACTGCGGACGAAGATTCTGTAGAAAAGCTTTACTGAAGCGCCATCTGTCGGTACATAATGGACAGAAGGACTTCGTGTGCACCGTCTGTGATTACGCCACCAGTCATAAGAGTAACCTAGAGCGCCACCGTAAAGTGCATCTGCGTCAAGAAGACGCTTCGGATGATGTCTCGAACGAAAACGAAAACGAGGCTGAAGGCGATACAACTGACCCAAGAGAGTGTGAAGAATATGAGAAAAGTGAAGACATTGACATATCCGTGTGTTCCGATAGTGAGGAGGAAGAAATTAATGTTCACACAGACTAA